From the Gallaecimonas kandeliae genome, one window contains:
- the surE gene encoding 5'/3'-nucleotidase SurE, with product MKILVSNDDGVHAPGIAALAQALSGLGEVRVVAPDRNCSGASNSLTLENPLRVQQLENGFYAVKGTPTDCVHLAINGLWDDWHPDLVVAGVNAGANLGDDVLYSGTVAAATEGRHLGLPAVAVSLVGRSLKHYQAAAEVAAEIVAGLKDHPLPPLHILNINVPDLPREALKGVEVTRLGNRHRAESMVATTDPAGRPIYWLGPVGKEADAGPGTDFHAVGQGRVSVTPLQIDLTAHRMLAPLAGWLENLQP from the coding sequence ATGAAGATACTGGTCAGCAACGACGACGGCGTCCATGCCCCCGGCATAGCGGCCCTGGCTCAGGCCCTTTCCGGCCTCGGCGAGGTACGGGTGGTGGCGCCGGACCGTAACTGCTCCGGCGCCTCCAACAGCCTGACGCTGGAGAACCCGCTGCGGGTCCAGCAGCTGGAGAACGGCTTCTACGCCGTCAAAGGCACCCCCACCGACTGCGTGCATCTCGCCATCAATGGCCTCTGGGACGATTGGCACCCCGACCTGGTGGTGGCCGGGGTCAACGCCGGCGCCAACCTGGGGGATGACGTGCTCTATTCCGGCACAGTGGCGGCCGCCACCGAAGGGCGTCACCTGGGCCTGCCGGCCGTCGCCGTCAGCCTGGTGGGGCGCAGCCTCAAGCATTACCAGGCGGCGGCCGAAGTGGCCGCCGAGATCGTCGCCGGCCTCAAGGATCACCCGCTGCCGCCGCTGCATATCCTCAACATCAATGTGCCGGACCTGCCGCGGGAAGCGCTCAAGGGCGTGGAAGTGACCCGCCTCGGCAACAGGCACAGGGCCGAGAGCATGGTGGCGACGACAGATCCGGCAGGCCGTCCCATCTACTGGCTGGGCCCAGTGGGCAAGGAAGCTGACGCCGGCCCCGGCACCGATTTCCATGCCGTCGGCCAGGGCCGGGTGTCGGTCACGCCGCTGCAGATCGATCTCACCGCCCACCGCATGCTGGCCCCCCTTGCCGGCTGGTTGGAAAACCTGCAACCCTAG
- a CDS encoding GGDEF domain-containing protein, translated as MDISLPLQASWRMRRNVVLAALLVLAIFSLWDIAWLGLDHPLLYPMLVTRALLQWLPVLVLLVETIREVSVRQFHRWLWWAWVMVGLGNAIISILPTFYSLAPLTAKGQFILMLYGFFLTQLPWRKKLAAGLIVTATQLGLAAWIGHPDWNSQLIYLGILVGVGTLSARQQDAMHHAIVEQTRRLRALSETDALTGIDNRYAFERRLDQLLADGKPLLLALIDIDNFKGFNDLAGHLEGDRCLQQLAYGLSEAMEGHLARYGGEELVAWMTPSGEGSAERLGQRLVDQARALRLPHPGGGFVSVSVGVTLARTEDDRRSLLLRADQALYQAKNGGRNGFVVA; from the coding sequence ATGGATATTTCACTGCCCCTACAGGCCTCCTGGCGCATGCGCCGCAACGTGGTACTGGCCGCCCTCCTGGTGCTGGCCATCTTCAGCCTCTGGGACATCGCCTGGCTGGGGCTGGATCATCCGCTGCTCTACCCGATGCTGGTCACCCGCGCCCTGCTGCAATGGCTGCCGGTGCTGGTGTTGCTGGTGGAGACCATCAGGGAGGTCTCGGTGCGCCAGTTCCACCGCTGGCTCTGGTGGGCCTGGGTGATGGTGGGGCTCGGCAACGCCATCATTTCCATACTGCCGACCTTCTACAGCCTGGCGCCGCTGACCGCCAAGGGCCAGTTCATCCTGATGCTCTACGGCTTCTTCCTGACCCAGCTGCCCTGGCGCAAGAAGCTGGCCGCCGGCCTTATCGTCACCGCCACCCAATTGGGGCTGGCCGCCTGGATAGGCCACCCGGACTGGAACAGCCAGCTCATCTACCTCGGCATTCTGGTGGGGGTGGGCACCTTGTCGGCCCGCCAGCAGGACGCCATGCACCACGCCATAGTGGAGCAGACCCGGCGGCTGCGGGCCCTGTCGGAGACGGACGCCCTCACCGGCATCGACAACCGCTACGCCTTCGAGCGCCGCCTGGACCAGCTGCTGGCCGACGGCAAGCCTTTGCTGCTGGCCCTGATCGACATCGACAACTTCAAGGGCTTCAATGATTTGGCTGGCCATCTGGAAGGGGACCGCTGCCTGCAGCAGCTGGCTTATGGCCTTAGCGAGGCGATGGAGGGGCACCTGGCCCGCTACGGCGGCGAGGAGCTGGTGGCCTGGATGACGCCGAGCGGGGAGGGCAGCGCCGAGCGACTGGGGCAGCGGCTGGTGGACCAGGCCCGCGCCCTCAGGCTGCCCCACCCCGGGGGCGGCTTTGTCAGTGTCAGCGTCGGTGTTACCCTGGCCAGGACGGAGGACGATCGCCGCAGCCTGCTGCTGCGGGCCGATCAAGCCCTCTACCAGGCAAAAAATGGAGGCCGCAACGGTTTTGTGGTGGCCTAG
- the truD gene encoding tRNA pseudouridine(13) synthase TruD, translated as MTAKALFKTQPEDFFVEEVLGFEPEGEGEHLFVHIEKRGMNTQWAAKLLGEACGVKERDVSHSGLKDRHAVTRQWLSVWLPGKETPDLAGLESIDLHILKARRHNRKLRIGTHKANGFRIRLREVSEPALVEERLQKVAAEGFANIFGDQRFGQGERNLEIFDAVLAGKRMKKPRQAMAISAARSHLFNRVAEHRQTQGLMRQVLPGDVLMLAGSHSVFVAEEAELDSLQQRLAEGDVQLTGPLWGKGGVGPQGDALALELAAVAAEGERCAGLEKLANGARRPLWLKPEIQWHWDGGDLLLEFTLPTGSFATALLGNLAELVEPDRFSEAQA; from the coding sequence ATGACGGCCAAGGCCCTGTTCAAGACCCAGCCTGAGGACTTCTTCGTCGAGGAAGTGCTGGGCTTCGAACCCGAGGGCGAAGGGGAGCACCTCTTCGTCCATATCGAAAAGCGCGGCATGAATACCCAGTGGGCCGCCAAGCTGCTGGGCGAGGCCTGTGGCGTCAAGGAGCGGGATGTCTCCCACTCCGGCCTCAAGGACCGCCACGCCGTCACCCGCCAGTGGCTGTCGGTCTGGCTGCCGGGCAAGGAGACCCCGGATCTGGCCGGCCTCGAAAGCATTGATCTGCACATCCTCAAGGCCCGCCGCCACAACCGCAAGCTGCGTATCGGCACCCACAAGGCCAACGGCTTTCGCATCCGCCTGCGCGAGGTCAGCGAGCCGGCCCTGGTGGAAGAGCGGCTGCAAAAAGTCGCCGCCGAGGGCTTTGCCAATATCTTCGGCGATCAGCGCTTCGGCCAGGGGGAACGCAACCTGGAGATCTTCGACGCCGTGCTGGCCGGCAAGCGCATGAAGAAACCGCGCCAGGCCATGGCCATCTCGGCGGCCCGCTCCCACCTGTTCAATCGGGTGGCCGAGCATCGTCAAACCCAGGGGCTGATGAGGCAGGTGCTGCCCGGCGACGTGCTGATGCTGGCCGGCTCCCACTCCGTTTTCGTCGCAGAAGAAGCGGAACTCGACAGCCTGCAGCAACGCCTTGCCGAAGGTGATGTCCAGCTCACAGGCCCCCTCTGGGGCAAGGGGGGGGTCGGCCCGCAAGGTGACGCACTGGCCTTGGAACTGGCGGCCGTGGCCGCTGAGGGCGAGCGCTGTGCCGGCCTCGAGAAGCTGGCCAACGGCGCCCGCCGCCCCCTCTGGCTTAAGCCGGAGATCCAGTGGCACTGGGACGGTGGCGACCTGCTGCTCGAATTCACCCTGCCCACCGGCAGTTTCGCCACTGCCCTGCTCGGCAACCTGGCCGAGCTGGTAGAGCCGGACAGGTTCAGCGAGGCCCAGGCATGA
- the ftsB gene encoding cell division protein FtsB, translated as MARVMIVLLVLLGSLQYRLWFGDNALRDHWQLHADIARIKAQNAQLKKRNALMYADVKDLRKGGAAVEERARNELGLIRDGETFFRVIGSRDDKNEPASSND; from the coding sequence ATGGCACGTGTGATGATAGTGCTGCTGGTGCTGCTGGGGTCGTTGCAATACCGTCTCTGGTTCGGTGACAACGCCCTCAGGGACCACTGGCAACTGCATGCCGACATAGCGCGGATCAAGGCCCAGAACGCCCAGCTCAAGAAGCGCAACGCCCTGATGTATGCCGACGTCAAGGATCTACGCAAGGGCGGCGCCGCCGTCGAAGAGCGGGCCCGCAACGAGCTGGGCCTGATCCGTGACGGCGAGACCTTCTTCAGGGTGATCGGCTCCCGCGACGACAAGAACGAACCGGCATCAAGCAATGACTGA
- the mutS gene encoding DNA mismatch repair protein MutS, whose product MENLDLSAHTPMMQQYLRIKAQHPEVLLFYRMGDFYELFYDDAKKASQLLDISLTARGQSGGDKIPMAGVPYHAVEGYLAKLVALGESVAICEQIGDPATSKGPVERKVVRIVTPGTISDEALLAEKRDNLLATVFGKDGRFGYATLDIGSGRFLVSEPQGVEALKAELQRTNPAELLYPEDFDLALLGDRKGLRRRPLWEFDLDTARRTLTQQFGTRDLIGFGVEQAKQALCAAGCLLQYLKDTQRTALPHIKAIKLEAEDEAVVLDAATRRNLELTQSLAGGTDNTLYSVLDNCATPMGSRLLARWIHRPLRDIPVLEGRLDAIDQLAGAMLEASLSEQMKQVGDLERVMARVALRSARPRDLVRLRSALAVLPALDALLTDRQGRLAELRSACAPRPALHQLLCDAIIDNPPVLIRDGGVIRPGYNAELDEYRALSKGATDFLEHIEARERQRTGISTLKVGFNRVHGYFIELTRAQSHLAPSDYQRRQTLKNTERYIIPELKEYEDKVLTSQGKALALEKQLFDALFDALHPELDALLQLAAACAELDLLANLCERSQSLGYCRPTLSEQRGIRIDGGRHPVVEVVLDAPFIANPVALSDQHQMLMVTGPNMGGKSTYMRQTALITLMAHMGCPVPAESAEIGLVDRIFTRIGAADDLASGRSTFMVEMTETATILNNATDRSLVLMDEIGRGTSTYDGLSLAWAVAEFLARQSRSLTLFATHYFELTALAEQLEGVDNVHLDAVEHGDTVTFMHAVQSGPASKSFGLQVALLAGVPKAVVKAARQKLHELEGQAPSPAPVAERQMSLSLNEEPAVVSRLKSLDVDALSPREALLLLYRLKEEAGL is encoded by the coding sequence ATGGAAAACCTCGACCTGTCTGCACACACCCCCATGATGCAGCAGTACCTGCGTATCAAGGCCCAGCACCCGGAAGTGCTGCTCTTCTATCGGATGGGGGATTTTTACGAGCTCTTCTATGACGATGCCAAGAAGGCTTCTCAGCTGCTGGACATCTCCCTGACCGCCCGCGGCCAAAGCGGCGGCGACAAGATCCCCATGGCCGGGGTGCCCTACCACGCCGTTGAAGGCTACCTGGCCAAGCTGGTGGCCCTCGGCGAATCCGTGGCCATCTGCGAACAGATAGGGGATCCGGCCACCAGCAAGGGCCCTGTGGAACGCAAGGTGGTGCGCATCGTCACCCCCGGCACCATCAGCGACGAGGCGCTGCTGGCCGAGAAGCGCGACAACCTGCTGGCCACCGTCTTTGGCAAGGACGGCCGCTTCGGCTACGCCACCCTGGATATCGGCTCGGGCCGCTTCCTGGTGTCCGAGCCCCAGGGCGTGGAGGCCTTGAAGGCGGAGCTGCAACGCACCAACCCGGCGGAGCTGCTCTACCCCGAGGACTTCGACCTGGCCCTGCTGGGGGACCGTAAGGGCCTGCGCCGCCGCCCCTTGTGGGAGTTCGATCTCGACACGGCCAGGCGCACCCTCACCCAGCAGTTCGGCACCCGTGACCTCATCGGCTTCGGGGTAGAACAGGCCAAGCAGGCCCTCTGCGCCGCCGGCTGCCTGCTCCAGTACCTTAAAGACACCCAGCGCACCGCCCTGCCCCACATCAAGGCCATCAAGCTGGAGGCCGAAGACGAAGCCGTGGTGCTGGACGCCGCCACCCGCCGCAACCTGGAGCTGACCCAGAGCCTGGCCGGCGGCACCGACAACACCCTTTACTCGGTGCTGGACAACTGCGCCACCCCCATGGGCTCGCGCCTGCTGGCCCGCTGGATCCACAGACCGCTGCGGGATATCCCCGTTCTGGAAGGCCGCCTCGATGCCATAGACCAGCTGGCAGGCGCCATGCTGGAGGCCAGCCTGAGCGAGCAGATGAAGCAAGTGGGGGATCTGGAGCGGGTCATGGCTCGGGTGGCGCTGCGCTCGGCAAGGCCGCGGGACCTGGTGCGGCTGCGCAGCGCCCTGGCGGTGCTGCCGGCGCTGGATGCCCTGCTGACGGATCGCCAAGGCCGGCTCGCCGAACTGCGCTCAGCCTGTGCCCCCCGCCCTGCCCTGCACCAGTTGCTTTGCGATGCCATCATCGACAACCCGCCGGTGCTCATTCGCGACGGCGGCGTGATCCGCCCCGGTTACAACGCCGAGCTGGACGAATACAGGGCCCTGTCCAAGGGCGCCACCGACTTCCTGGAGCACATAGAGGCGCGGGAGCGCCAGCGCACCGGCATCAGCACCCTCAAGGTCGGCTTCAACAGGGTCCACGGCTACTTCATCGAGCTGACCCGGGCCCAGTCCCACCTGGCCCCCAGCGATTACCAGCGCCGCCAGACCCTGAAGAACACAGAGCGCTACATCATCCCCGAACTCAAGGAGTACGAGGACAAGGTGCTGACCAGCCAGGGCAAGGCCCTGGCCCTGGAAAAGCAGCTCTTCGACGCCCTCTTCGACGCCCTGCATCCGGAACTGGACGCCCTGCTGCAACTGGCGGCGGCCTGCGCCGAGCTGGATCTGCTGGCCAACCTCTGCGAGCGCAGCCAGAGCCTCGGCTACTGCCGCCCGACCCTTAGCGAGCAGCGCGGCATCCGCATCGACGGCGGCCGCCACCCTGTGGTGGAAGTGGTGCTGGACGCCCCCTTTATCGCCAACCCGGTGGCCCTCAGCGACCAGCACCAGATGCTGATGGTCACGGGCCCCAACATGGGCGGTAAGTCCACCTACATGCGCCAGACGGCCCTCATCACCCTGATGGCCCACATGGGCTGCCCGGTGCCGGCCGAAAGCGCCGAGATAGGCCTGGTAGACCGCATTTTCACCCGCATCGGCGCCGCAGACGATCTCGCCTCCGGCCGCTCCACCTTCATGGTGGAGATGACCGAGACGGCCACCATACTCAACAACGCCACAGACCGCAGCCTGGTGCTGATGGACGAGATAGGCCGCGGCACCTCCACCTACGACGGCCTGTCCCTGGCCTGGGCCGTGGCCGAGTTCCTCGCGCGCCAAAGCCGCAGCCTGACCCTCTTCGCCACCCACTACTTCGAACTGACGGCCCTGGCCGAGCAGCTCGAGGGTGTGGATAACGTCCACCTGGACGCCGTGGAGCACGGCGATACCGTCACCTTCATGCACGCCGTGCAGAGCGGACCGGCCAGCAAGAGCTTCGGCCTGCAGGTGGCGCTGCTGGCTGGTGTTCCCAAGGCGGTGGTCAAGGCGGCAAGGCAAAAGCTGCACGAACTGGAAGGCCAGGCCCCGAGCCCGGCGCCGGTGGCCGAACGGCAGATGAGCCTGAGCCTCAATGAAGAGCCGGCTGTGGTCAGCCGGCTCAAGTCACTGGATGTGGATGCCCTTAGTCCCCGCGAGGCGCTGCTGCTGCTCTATCGCCTCAAGGAGGAAGCGGGGCTTTAA
- a CDS encoding protein-L-isoaspartate(D-aspartate) O-methyltransferase — translation MAIDGTGQRSRLIAQLRQEGISNERVLAAMGAVPRHWFVDDVLGHKAYDNTALPIGEGQTISQPYIVARMTELLLRGCSPAKVLEIGTGSGYQTAVLAQLCGQVFSVERIKNLQYQARRRLQRLDLHNVQMKHGDGWQGWASKGPFDAIVVTAAPAAIPDALLGQLADGGIMVIPVGEEQQVLKVIERQGMTYRVEDVEWVRFVPLVAGSLL, via the coding sequence ATGGCCATCGACGGCACTGGACAGCGATCCCGCCTCATCGCTCAGCTGCGGCAGGAAGGGATCAGTAACGAAAGGGTACTGGCGGCCATGGGTGCCGTGCCCAGGCACTGGTTCGTGGACGACGTCCTGGGCCATAAGGCCTATGACAACACGGCCCTGCCCATAGGGGAGGGCCAGACCATCTCCCAGCCCTACATAGTGGCACGCATGACGGAGCTGCTGCTGCGCGGGTGCAGCCCTGCCAAGGTGCTGGAGATCGGCACAGGTTCCGGCTACCAGACGGCGGTGCTGGCGCAACTTTGTGGCCAGGTGTTCAGCGTGGAGCGGATCAAGAACCTGCAATATCAGGCGCGGCGCCGGCTGCAGCGGCTGGATCTGCACAACGTGCAGATGAAGCACGGCGACGGTTGGCAGGGCTGGGCCAGCAAGGGACCCTTCGACGCCATAGTGGTGACGGCGGCCCCGGCTGCCATCCCCGATGCCCTGCTGGGCCAGTTGGCGGACGGCGGCATCATGGTGATCCCGGTCGGGGAAGAACAACAGGTACTGAAAGTGATAGAACGCCAAGGCATGACCTACAGGGTCGAGGATGTGGAGTGGGTACGGTTCGTACCCCTGGTTGCAGGAAGTTTGCTGTGA
- a CDS encoding YqaA family protein, which produces MKIFSPFYDKVLRWAVHPHAPRYLVAMSFAESIFWPIPTDVMLAPMALTQPRQAWRFALFATLASVLGGAVGFALGWLLFEPVVMPFVDFMGYQHQMETAKSWFDHYGIWVVLLASFSPLPYKVFTVTAGVMQMLFLPFMAVSLVGRAARFFLVAGLMRLGGAPMAEKLRSSIDWLGWATVLLAVAAYWMLR; this is translated from the coding sequence GTGAAGATCTTTTCCCCCTTTTACGACAAGGTGCTGCGCTGGGCCGTGCACCCCCATGCCCCCCGTTACCTGGTGGCCATGAGCTTTGCCGAGTCCATCTTCTGGCCGATCCCCACCGACGTGATGCTGGCCCCCATGGCCCTGACCCAGCCCCGCCAGGCCTGGCGTTTCGCCCTCTTCGCGACCCTGGCCTCGGTGCTGGGCGGCGCCGTGGGTTTTGCCCTGGGTTGGTTGCTGTTCGAGCCGGTGGTGATGCCCTTCGTCGACTTCATGGGCTATCAGCACCAGATGGAGACGGCCAAGAGCTGGTTCGATCATTACGGCATCTGGGTGGTGCTGCTGGCCAGCTTCTCGCCCCTGCCCTACAAGGTGTTCACCGTCACCGCCGGGGTGATGCAGATGCTGTTCCTGCCCTTCATGGCGGTGTCCTTGGTGGGGCGGGCCGCCCGTTTCTTCCTGGTGGCCGGCCTGATGCGCCTGGGCGGCGCCCCCATGGCGGAGAAACTGCGCAGCTCCATCGACTGGCTGGGCTGGGCGACTGTGCTGCTGGCGGTGGCGGCCTACTGGATGCTGCGCTAA
- a CDS encoding peptidoglycan DD-metalloendopeptidase family protein: MKGRLVTSLLVLLLSACTADRPAPVISLSSNSPVVPVVDYEPIKGSRYRVHKGDTLYAIAFRAGWDYRELASRNHLRPPFTIYPGQIIKLSSVPTRVESKTVRPRQKIGEKTIAKAEASQYSQNKGVFVNKNVTSTSGSQDYAWQWPTQGPVLLGFSANQNGNKGLDIGGDRGDSVVAAAPGKVVYAGSALRGYGKLIIIKHDDQYLSAYAHNAELLVKEQQWVKAGQLIARKGDSGSNGVKLHFEIRRRGEAINPLLKLPKRG; the protein is encoded by the coding sequence ATGAAGGGACGGCTGGTAACCTCGTTATTGGTACTGCTGCTGTCGGCCTGTACGGCCGACAGGCCGGCCCCGGTGATCTCCCTGTCCAGCAACAGCCCCGTTGTTCCCGTGGTGGATTACGAGCCCATCAAGGGCAGCCGTTACCGGGTGCACAAGGGCGACACCCTCTATGCCATCGCCTTCCGTGCCGGCTGGGACTACCGGGAGCTGGCCAGCCGCAACCACCTCCGACCCCCTTTCACCATCTACCCCGGGCAAATCATCAAGTTGTCATCTGTCCCCACTAGGGTGGAATCGAAAACTGTGAGGCCTCGTCAAAAAATTGGCGAGAAAACGATTGCCAAGGCTGAGGCGTCGCAGTACAGTCAAAACAAGGGTGTATTCGTTAACAAAAATGTTACATCAACTTCTGGCAGCCAGGATTATGCCTGGCAATGGCCGACGCAGGGCCCGGTATTATTGGGCTTTTCAGCAAACCAAAATGGAAACAAAGGGCTAGACATAGGTGGCGACAGGGGGGACTCTGTTGTTGCAGCGGCTCCGGGAAAGGTGGTTTACGCGGGCAGTGCGCTGAGGGGCTACGGGAAGCTCATCATCATCAAGCATGATGACCAATACCTCAGTGCCTATGCACACAACGCGGAATTGCTGGTCAAGGAGCAGCAGTGGGTGAAGGCAGGCCAATTGATCGCCCGCAAGGGGGATTCCGGCAGTAACGGTGTGAAGCTCCATTTTGAGATCCGCCGCCGGGGTGAGGCCATCAACCCGCTCTTGAAGCTACCCAAGCGAGGATAA
- the ispD gene encoding 2-C-methyl-D-erythritol 4-phosphate cytidylyltransferase — MTDKLVALVPAAGIGRRMGGDKPKQYLTLTDKSILGETLSRLLAMETVSEVVVALAEDDPYFFAMAESHHPRLRTVVGGEERADSVLACLNAVNPDIAPWVLVHDAARPLITEGDVQALVKAAKAGQGAILAAPLVDTVKWSGDGRSIEETVPRQHLWRALTPQCFPTALLRQALAEALMEGAAITDEASAMERLGLKVALVKGRADNIKITEPADLPLARWLLSQQEIS, encoded by the coding sequence ATGACTGACAAACTGGTTGCCCTGGTACCGGCGGCCGGCATTGGCCGCCGCATGGGCGGCGACAAGCCCAAGCAATACCTGACTCTGACCGACAAGAGCATCCTCGGCGAGACCCTCAGCCGGCTGCTGGCCATGGAGACCGTCAGCGAGGTGGTGGTGGCCCTGGCCGAGGACGACCCCTATTTCTTCGCCATGGCCGAGTCCCATCACCCGCGCCTGCGCACCGTCGTCGGCGGCGAGGAGCGGGCCGATTCGGTGCTGGCCTGCCTCAATGCCGTCAATCCCGACATAGCCCCCTGGGTGCTGGTGCATGACGCCGCCCGGCCCCTCATTACCGAGGGGGACGTCCAGGCCCTGGTCAAGGCGGCCAAGGCCGGGCAGGGCGCCATATTGGCGGCGCCCCTGGTGGACACCGTCAAATGGTCCGGCGACGGCCGCAGCATCGAAGAGACGGTGCCGCGCCAGCATTTGTGGCGGGCCCTGACCCCCCAGTGCTTCCCCACGGCCCTGCTGCGCCAGGCCCTGGCCGAGGCCCTGATGGAGGGCGCCGCCATCACCGACGAGGCCTCCGCCATGGAGCGCCTCGGCCTCAAGGTGGCGCTGGTCAAGGGCAGGGCCGACAACATCAAGATCACCGAGCCTGCGGACCTTCCCTTGGCCCGCTGGCTCCTGAGCCAACAGGAGATAAGCTGA
- the rpoS gene encoding RNA polymerase sigma factor RpoS gives MESQDMDKEMQAVEAEAESQQEEITLGDDFQKSLDATQMYLSEIGFSPLLSAEEEVFYSRKALRGCAASRKRMIESNLRLVVKIARRYNNRGLALLDLIEEGNLGLIRAVEKFDPERGFRFSTYATWWIRQTIERAIMNQTRTIRLPIHVVKELNVYLRTARELAHKLDHEPTVEEIATKLDKPVDDVAKMLRLNERISSVDTPIGGDSDKALLDVIADEKEMGPEFELQDDDIRSSLMKWLDELSDKQREVLARRFGLLGYEPATLEEVGHEIGLTRERVRQIQVEALRRLKERLFQEGLNAESLFSD, from the coding sequence ATGGAATCACAAGACATGGACAAGGAAATGCAGGCGGTCGAGGCTGAGGCTGAAAGCCAGCAGGAAGAAATCACCCTGGGGGATGATTTCCAGAAAAGCCTTGATGCCACCCAGATGTACTTGAGCGAGATTGGTTTCTCTCCTCTCTTGAGTGCCGAGGAAGAAGTCTTCTACTCCCGCAAAGCCCTCCGGGGCTGCGCCGCCTCCCGCAAGCGCATGATCGAAAGCAACCTCCGCCTTGTGGTCAAGATAGCCCGCCGCTACAACAACAGGGGCCTGGCCCTCCTCGATCTCATCGAAGAAGGCAACCTGGGCCTGATCCGCGCCGTCGAAAAATTCGATCCCGAACGGGGTTTCCGCTTCTCCACCTATGCCACCTGGTGGATCCGCCAGACCATAGAGCGGGCCATCATGAACCAGACCCGCACCATCCGCCTGCCCATCCACGTGGTCAAGGAACTCAACGTCTACCTGCGCACCGCCCGCGAGCTGGCCCACAAGCTGGACCATGAGCCGACGGTGGAAGAGATCGCCACCAAGCTGGACAAGCCGGTGGACGACGTGGCCAAGATGCTGAGGCTCAACGAACGCATCAGCTCGGTGGACACTCCCATCGGCGGCGACTCCGACAAGGCGTTGCTGGACGTCATCGCCGATGAGAAGGAGATGGGCCCCGAGTTCGAGCTGCAGGACGACGACATCCGCTCCAGCCTGATGAAGTGGCTGGACGAACTGTCCGACAAGCAGCGGGAAGTGCTGGCCAGGCGCTTTGGCCTGCTGGGCTACGAGCCTGCCACCCTCGAAGAGGTGGGCCACGAGATTGGCCTGACCCGCGAACGGGTCAGGCAGATCCAGGTGGAAGCCCTGCGCCGCCTCAAAGAACGGCTCTTCCAGGAAGGGCTGAACGCCGAATCCCTGTTCAGCGATTAA
- the ispF gene encoding 2-C-methyl-D-erythritol 2,4-cyclodiphosphate synthase — MRIGHGFDVHKFGAERDLILGGVVVPHHSGLIAHSDGDVVLHAVTDALLGAVALGDIGRHFPDNDPAFKDADSRALLRHGFALVKAKGYRLGNLDVTIMAQAPKMAPHVAAMVENLAADLESELERINVKATTTERLGFVGREEGIAVEAVVLLEKNA; from the coding sequence ATGCGCATCGGCCACGGCTTTGACGTACACAAGTTTGGCGCCGAGCGCGACCTTATCCTCGGCGGCGTGGTGGTACCCCACCACAGTGGCCTTATCGCCCATTCCGACGGCGACGTGGTGCTGCATGCCGTCACCGACGCCCTGCTGGGCGCCGTCGCCCTCGGTGACATAGGCCGCCATTTCCCCGACAACGATCCGGCCTTCAAGGACGCCGACAGCCGTGCCCTGCTGCGCCATGGCTTTGCCCTGGTCAAGGCCAAGGGCTACCGCCTCGGCAACCTAGACGTGACCATCATGGCCCAGGCCCCCAAGATGGCCCCCCATGTGGCGGCCATGGTGGAAAACCTGGCAGCGGATCTCGAGAGCGAACTGGAGCGCATCAACGTCAAGGCCACCACCACGGAGCGGCTCGGCTTCGTAGGCCGGGAAGAGGGCATAGCGGTGGAAGCCGTAGTACTGCTGGAGAAAAATGCATGA
- a CDS encoding glutathione S-transferase family protein, protein MASLWPIQYPERLQLYTLDTPNGQKVSVALEELGIPYEVHCVSFRDGQQHSPEFLAINPNNKIPAIVDPNGPQGELKLFESGAILWYLAEKTGQLLPADPARRIECIQWLFFQMANVGPMFGQFGHFHRYAADQCLDPYPKERYRKEVRRLLAVLEQRLEGSLYLMGDDYSIADIATFPWIDCLGWHYDGYQVVALDDFPAVMAWFERCMARPASQRGMKVGA, encoded by the coding sequence ATGGCATCACTTTGGCCCATCCAGTACCCGGAGCGCCTGCAGCTCTATACCCTCGACACCCCCAACGGCCAGAAGGTCTCTGTGGCCCTGGAGGAGCTGGGGATCCCCTACGAAGTCCACTGCGTCAGCTTCAGGGACGGCCAGCAGCATTCGCCTGAGTTCCTGGCCATCAACCCCAACAACAAGATCCCGGCCATAGTGGACCCCAATGGCCCACAAGGGGAACTCAAGCTGTTCGAGTCGGGCGCCATCCTTTGGTACCTCGCCGAGAAGACAGGCCAGCTGTTGCCCGCCGACCCGGCCAGGCGTATCGAGTGCATCCAGTGGCTCTTCTTCCAGATGGCCAATGTCGGCCCCATGTTCGGCCAGTTCGGCCATTTCCACCGCTACGCCGCCGACCAGTGCCTGGACCCCTATCCCAAGGAGCGCTACCGCAAGGAAGTGCGGCGCCTGCTGGCGGTGCTGGAGCAGCGCCTTGAGGGCAGCCTTTACCTGATGGGGGACGACTACAGCATCGCCGACATCGCCACCTTCCCCTGGATCGATTGCCTGGGCTGGCACTACGACGGTTACCAGGTGGTGGCGCTGGACGATTTTCCCGCCGTCATGGCCTGGTTCGAACGCTGCATGGCCCGCCCGGCCAGTCAACGCGGCATGAAAGTCGGAGCCTAG